A region of the bacterium genome:
CTCGCCGGCCTCATCAACCCGACGTCGGGGACGGTGACGGTCCCGCGGACGGCGCCGGGGCACGTGGCCACGGCCGTCGCGTTCCAGGGCGTCAGCACATTCCCGTGGATGACGGTGACGCAGAACGTCGCCTACGGCCTCCGCATGATGGGGGTGCCGCCCGCCGAGCGCTTGCGGCGGGCTGGGGTCCGCGTCCAGCAGGTCGGCCTTTCGGGGTTTGGGGACGCCTATCCCTACCAGCTCTCGGAAGGGATGCGCCAGCGGGTGAACATCGCGCGCGCCTTTGCGACCGATCCGGACGTGCTGCTTTTGGACGAACCCTTTGCCGCGCTCGACGAGCAGACCCGCCTGCGCCTGCAGGATGAACTGCTCCGCCTCTGGGAAACCAGCGGGAAGACGATCTTCTTCATCACCCACAGCCTCGACGAAGCGTGCCGCCTGGCGGACCGGGTGCTGGTGATGAGCCCGCGGCCGGGGGGCATCAAGGCGGAAGTGGCTGTGCGCCTGCCGCGGCCACGCGAGTATCGAGCGATCCGGCGGGACCCGGCCTACGGCGCGCTGACCGCGCGGCTGTGGGACGAACTCGCGCCCGACGGGGACACCGCGCAAACGTGACCGAACGGGCCTTCGACCGCGTGCTCGCAGTGCTGTCCCCGATCGGCTTCCTGGCGGTCTGGGAGGGACTGAGTCGCCTCGCCGTGCTGGATCCCCGCTTCATCCCCTCTCCCACCACCATTTTGCATACGATCGCGGCAATGACCCGGACGGGTGAGCTGCCCTACCATGTCCTCGTCAGTGTCCGGCGTATCGTCGCCGGGTTTCTGCTGGGTGCGGTCCCGGCGGTGGCGGTGGGGCTGATGATGGGGCTCAGCCGGCCTGTGCGGGCGGTGTTGATGCCGTTCGTCTCCGCGATCTACCCGATCCCCAAGATCGCCGTGTATCCGCTGCTGATCTTCTACTTAGGATTGGGAGAGGCGTCCAAGATCAGCATCGTCGCGCTGAGCATCGGTTTCCTGGTCCTCCTCAACACCATGGCCGGCGTCCTGGCGGTGGATCCCGCCTACTTCAAGATCGCCAGGGCCTACGGCGCGAATAGTCGCGCCCTCTTCGCTACGGTCGCGTTCCCCGGCGCGATGCCGCAGATCTTTACCGGCCTCAAGTTGGGCATGGGGTTCGCGCTCATCGTGATCGTGGGCGCGGAGCTCCTCGGATCGGACAGGGGGATCGGTTTTCTGATCTGGCGATCCTACCAGATCTTTGCGATCGACGTGATGTTCGCGGGGCTCTTGGTGACCGCGATCCTCGGCTGGGTCGCGATCCTGGCCCTCGACTGGCTCGAGCGCCGCCTGCTCCCCTGGCGGCCGTGACGGGAACGCCCGACCACGACCGGGGCCCCCGCGGGCTCGCCGCCGTCTGGTGGCGAGCACTGCGCCCGTTCTCGTTCACCGCGTCCGTCACCCCGGTGCTCGTCGGCTCGTCCGCCGCCCTGCACGACCGACAGTTCCATCCGGCGCTGTTCCTCGTGACGCTGGTCGCGTCTGTCGCTATTCAAGCCGCAACGAACCTGGCGAACGAATACTACGACCACATCCGCGGGGTCGACGATGTGGACTCGATCGGGCCGAGCGGGGTGATCCAGCACGGCATGCTCGCCCCCCGCACGGTGCTCGGCGGGAGCATGGTGCTGTTCGCCGCCGGCAGCGCGTTGGGGCTCTGGCTGGTGTCCGTCGCCGGTTGGCCGATCCTCGCCGTGGGCGTGCTGAGCGTGCTCGCCGGCTACGCGTACACGGGCGGCCCCCTGCCCCTCGGCTACGTAGGGCTCGGCGACCTCGTGGTGTTCGTCTTCATGGGTCCGGCGATTGTGCTCGGCGCGTACTACGTGCAGACCCTCGAGGTCACTTCGGGGCCGGTGTGGGCGTCGCTGCCCGTGGCCGCCCTTGTCACGGCGATCCTCGTCGTGAACAATCTGCGCGACATCGACGGCGATCGTCGGAAGGGCAAGCGCACCATCGCCACCTTCGTCGGCCCGCGGGGCACCCGGCTCGAATATGCGCTGTTGGTGGCCCTCGCCTACGGGTCCGTGGCCGTCGGCGTCGCCCTCCGCTCCCTGCCGCCCCTG
Encoded here:
- a CDS encoding ABC transporter permease yields the protein MTERAFDRVLAVLSPIGFLAVWEGLSRLAVLDPRFIPSPTTILHTIAAMTRTGELPYHVLVSVRRIVAGFLLGAVPAVAVGLMMGLSRPVRAVLMPFVSAIYPIPKIAVYPLLIFYLGLGEASKISIVALSIGFLVLLNTMAGVLAVDPAYFKIARAYGANSRALFATVAFPGAMPQIFTGLKLGMGFALIVIVGAELLGSDRGIGFLIWRSYQIFAIDVMFAGLLVTAILGWVAILALDWLERRLLPWRP
- a CDS encoding 1,4-dihydroxy-2-naphthoate polyprenyltransferase, whose product is MTGTPDHDRGPRGLAAVWWRALRPFSFTASVTPVLVGSSAALHDRQFHPALFLVTLVASVAIQAATNLANEYYDHIRGVDDVDSIGPSGVIQHGMLAPRTVLGGSMVLFAAGSALGLWLVSVAGWPILAVGVLSVLAGYAYTGGPLPLGYVGLGDLVVFVFMGPAIVLGAYYVQTLEVTSGPVWASLPVAALVTAILVVNNLRDIDGDRRKGKRTIATFVGPRGTRLEYALLVALAYGSVAVGVALRSLPPLALVVFLTVPQATMLWRRIRDDSDRRSLTHDLRDTAGLHQRVGLLLAASFLLS
- a CDS encoding ABC transporter ATP-binding protein, with protein sequence MNRVAPPEAGTHIAVAGLTHVYPGPPAPVTALRDVSFTVSRGEFCVLIGPSGCGKTTLLHVLAGLINPTSGTVTVPRTAPGHVATAVAFQGVSTFPWMTVTQNVAYGLRMMGVPPAERLRRAGVRVQQVGLSGFGDAYPYQLSEGMRQRVNIARAFATDPDVLLLDEPFAALDEQTRLRLQDELLRLWETSGKTIFFITHSLDEACRLADRVLVMSPRPGGIKAEVAVRLPRPREYRAIRRDPAYGALTARLWDELAPDGDTAQT